From the Deltaproteobacteria bacterium genome, one window contains:
- the icd gene encoding NADP-dependent isocitrate dehydrogenase — protein MANYLQVKVPEQGEKVTLSDGNLQVPDNPIIPFIEGDGIGVDIWAAAERVLDGAVAKAYGGKKKISWMEVYAGEKADAVYGDDCPPSLLPQETVDVIREYLVAIKGPLTTPVGEGFRSLNVTLRQVLDLYVCLRPVRYFKGVPSPVVRPHLVDMVIFRENTEDIYAGIEWETGTPEAEKVVKFLRDEMGVKSIRFPDTASIGIKPISIEGSERLIRAAIRYAVDHNRRNVTLVHKGNIQKYTEGAFMRWGYALAKREFGDKVISWEDCGGRPDEGQILIKDAITDAFLQQILTRPDEFDVIPTMNLTGDLISDALAAQVGGIGIAPGGNINYDSGHALFEATHGTAPKYAGQDKVNPGSVILSGEMMLRHLGWDEAADLVIQGLEETIAQKTVTYDFERLMTGAKLLKCSEFGDAIVGNM, from the coding sequence ATGGCAAACTATCTACAAGTGAAGGTGCCGGAACAGGGCGAAAAGGTTACGCTTTCGGACGGCAACCTGCAGGTTCCCGACAATCCCATCATCCCGTTCATCGAGGGCGACGGCATCGGAGTGGACATCTGGGCGGCGGCGGAGCGGGTACTGGACGGCGCCGTGGCCAAGGCCTACGGGGGCAAGAAGAAGATCTCCTGGATGGAGGTCTACGCCGGCGAGAAGGCCGATGCGGTGTACGGCGACGACTGCCCGCCGAGCCTGCTGCCGCAGGAAACCGTGGACGTCATCCGCGAGTACCTGGTGGCCATCAAGGGTCCCCTGACCACGCCGGTGGGCGAGGGCTTCCGCAGCCTCAACGTCACCCTGCGCCAGGTCCTGGACCTGTACGTCTGCCTCCGGCCCGTGCGCTATTTCAAGGGCGTGCCCTCGCCGGTGGTGCGGCCCCATCTGGTGGACATGGTGATCTTCCGCGAGAACACCGAAGACATCTACGCCGGCATCGAATGGGAAACCGGCACGCCCGAGGCCGAGAAAGTGGTGAAGTTCCTGCGGGACGAGATGGGAGTCAAGAGCATCCGCTTCCCCGACACCGCCAGCATCGGCATCAAGCCCATCTCCATCGAGGGCTCCGAGCGCCTGATCCGCGCGGCCATCCGCTACGCCGTGGACCACAACCGGCGCAACGTGACCCTGGTGCACAAGGGCAACATCCAGAAGTACACCGAAGGTGCCTTCATGCGCTGGGGCTACGCGCTGGCCAAGCGCGAGTTCGGCGACAAGGTCATCTCCTGGGAAGACTGCGGCGGCCGGCCGGACGAGGGGCAGATCCTCATCAAGGACGCCATCACCGACGCCTTCCTGCAGCAGATCCTCACCCGCCCCGACGAGTTCGACGTGATCCCCACCATGAACCTCACCGGCGATCTTATCTCGGACGCGCTGGCGGCGCAGGTGGGCGGCATCGGCATCGCGCCGGGCGGCAACATCAACTACGACAGCGGCCACGCCCTGTTCGAGGCCACCCACGGCACCGCGCCCAAGTACGCCGGCCAGGACAAGGTCAACCCGGGTTCGGTGATCCTCTCCGGCGAGATGATGCTGCGGCACCTGGGCTGGGACGAGGCCGCGGACCTGGTGATCCAGGGCCTCGAGGAAACCATCGCGCAGAAGACCGTCACCTACGATTTCGAGCGCCTCATGACCGGCGCCAAGCTGCTCAAGTGCTCGGAGTTCGGCGACGCCATCGTGGGGAACATGTAA
- the mdh gene encoding malate dehydrogenase — MSRRKIALIGGGNIGGTMAHLCAMKKLGDVVLFDVVDGLPQGKALDLLQSAPVESFDASIVGTTSYEDIVGADVCIITAGIARKPGMSRDDLLSTNAKIMSQVSENIKEYAPDAFVIVITNPLDAMVTLCQRVTGFPKNQVVGQSGILDSSRYRTFIAQELNRSVDSVAAMVLGGHGDDMVPVRSTCQVGGVPVERLIASERLDEIEQRVRMAGGEIVALLKTGSAFYAPASAAVRMAEAYLLDKKEVLPCAALLEGEYGVQGYYFCVPVLIGAGGVEQVIEIDLSAGEKAQFDESLSHVEEIVGAMDRVLAQG, encoded by the coding sequence ATTTCAAGACGCAAGATCGCACTCATCGGGGGCGGCAACATCGGCGGCACCATGGCGCACCTGTGCGCCATGAAGAAGCTGGGCGACGTGGTGCTCTTCGACGTCGTCGACGGGCTGCCCCAGGGCAAGGCGCTGGACCTGCTCCAATCCGCGCCCGTGGAGAGCTTTGACGCCAGCATCGTCGGCACCACCAGCTACGAGGACATCGTCGGCGCCGACGTGTGCATCATCACCGCCGGCATCGCGCGCAAGCCGGGCATGAGCCGGGACGACCTCCTGAGCACCAACGCCAAGATCATGTCGCAGGTGTCCGAGAACATCAAAGAGTACGCTCCCGACGCCTTCGTCATCGTCATCACCAACCCGCTGGACGCCATGGTGACCCTGTGCCAGCGGGTCACCGGCTTCCCCAAGAACCAGGTGGTGGGGCAGTCGGGAATCCTGGATTCGTCGCGCTACCGCACCTTCATCGCCCAGGAGCTGAACCGCTCGGTGGACAGCGTCGCCGCCATGGTGCTGGGCGGCCACGGCGACGACATGGTGCCGGTCCGGAGCACCTGCCAGGTGGGCGGCGTGCCCGTGGAACGGCTGATCGCATCCGAACGGCTGGACGAGATCGAGCAGCGCGTGCGCATGGCCGGAGGCGAGATCGTCGCGCTCCTGAAGACCGGCTCGGCGTTCTACGCGCCGGCGTCGGCGGCGGTGCGCATGGCCGAGGCCTACCTGCTCGACAAGAAGGAAGTGCTTCCCTGCGCGGCCCTGCTCGAAGGCGAGTACGGCGTCCAGGGCTACTACTTCTGCGTGCCGGTGCTGATCGGCGCGGGCGGCGTGGAGCAGGTTATCGAGATCGACCTGTCGGCCGGCGAGAAGGCCCAGTTCGACGAGTCCCTGTCCCACGTCGAGGAGATCGTGGGCGCCATGGACCGGGTGCTGGCCCAAGGTTAG
- the sucC gene encoding ADP-forming succinate--CoA ligase subunit beta, translating to MNIHEYQAKQWLARFGVPVPQGRVAASADEARAAAREIGFPCVVKAQIHAGGRGKAGGVKVVHGEDEAAAFAEGLLGKPLVTHQTGPEGRVVRRVWVEEASRISRELYCSIVLDAAAGGPAIIACREGGMEIEEVAKETPDAIIIEVVDPLVGVQPFQIRHVAGRLGLAGKEVSAFGALVRSLYDAFLKSDCMQLEINPLAQLEDGRLLVLDAKMNFDGNALFRHADVVELRDITEEDPKEVKASELGISYVALDGNIGCMVNGAGLAMGTMDIIQQYGGMPANFLDVGGGASKEMVGQAFRLLLSDDKVRGVLVNIFGGIMRCDVIAAGIIDAAREIGVNVPLVVRLQGTNVEQGRELLSNSDLSIIPADTIADAAQKIVEAVRTEEGRA from the coding sequence ATGAATATCCACGAATATCAGGCGAAACAGTGGCTCGCGCGGTTCGGCGTGCCCGTGCCCCAGGGCCGGGTGGCCGCCAGCGCCGACGAGGCGCGCGCGGCGGCGCGCGAGATCGGCTTCCCGTGCGTCGTCAAGGCACAGATCCACGCCGGCGGCCGGGGCAAGGCCGGCGGCGTCAAGGTGGTCCACGGCGAGGACGAGGCGGCCGCGTTTGCCGAAGGCCTCCTGGGAAAGCCGCTGGTGACCCACCAGACCGGTCCCGAGGGACGCGTGGTCCGGCGCGTGTGGGTGGAAGAGGCGTCGCGCATCTCCCGTGAGCTCTACTGCAGCATCGTGCTGGACGCCGCGGCCGGCGGCCCCGCCATCATCGCCTGCCGCGAGGGCGGCATGGAGATCGAGGAGGTGGCCAAGGAGACGCCCGACGCCATCATCATCGAGGTGGTGGATCCGCTGGTGGGGGTGCAGCCGTTCCAGATCCGCCACGTGGCGGGCCGGCTGGGATTGGCCGGCAAGGAAGTCTCGGCCTTCGGCGCGCTCGTCAGGAGCCTGTACGACGCCTTTCTCAAGTCCGACTGCATGCAACTGGAGATCAACCCGCTGGCGCAGTTGGAGGACGGGCGGCTGCTGGTCCTCGACGCCAAGATGAACTTCGACGGCAACGCGCTCTTCCGCCACGCCGACGTGGTGGAGTTGCGCGACATCACCGAGGAGGATCCCAAGGAGGTCAAGGCCTCGGAGCTGGGCATCTCGTACGTGGCCCTGGACGGTAACATCGGCTGCATGGTGAACGGCGCGGGCCTGGCCATGGGCACCATGGACATCATCCAGCAGTACGGCGGCATGCCGGCCAACTTCCTCGACGTGGGCGGCGGCGCCAGCAAGGAGATGGTGGGACAGGCGTTCCGCCTGCTGCTCTCCGACGACAAGGTGCGCGGCGTGCTGGTGAACATCTTCGGCGGCATCATGCGCTGCGACGTCATCGCCGCGGGCATCATCGACGCGGCCCGGGAGATCGGCGTCAACGTGCCCCTGGTGGTGCGCCTGCAGGGAACCAACGTCGAACAGGGCAGGGAGCTGCTGTCCAACTCCGACCTGAGCATCATTCCGGCGGACACCATCGCGGACGCCGCGCAGAAGATCGTCGAGGCGGTGCGGACGGAGGAAGGGCGCGCATGA
- the sucD gene encoding succinate--CoA ligase subunit alpha yields the protein MSILVDAETRVLTQGITGATGQFHTRTCKEYGSRMVAGVTPGKGGTDFEGIPVFDTVEQAVRETGANASVIYVPPPFAADAMMESSAAGVPLVICITEGVPVQDMMRVKRYLADRGTVLVGPNCPGVITPDACKIGIMPGHIHKRGRIGVISRSGTLTYEAVDQLTRLGMGQSTCVGIGGDPIRGLNFVDVLALFNEDDETEAVVLIGEIGGSAEQDAAEWIRAHMKKPVVGFIVGQTAPPGKRMGHAGAIISGGKGTAAEKVEALRAAGVSMAPTPADIGQTMKERLG from the coding sequence ATGAGCATTCTCGTCGACGCCGAGACACGCGTGCTCACCCAGGGCATTACCGGCGCCACCGGCCAGTTCCACACCCGTACGTGCAAGGAGTACGGTAGCCGGATGGTGGCCGGCGTCACTCCCGGCAAGGGCGGCACCGACTTCGAGGGGATTCCCGTTTTCGACACCGTGGAACAGGCGGTGCGGGAGACCGGCGCCAACGCCAGCGTCATCTATGTGCCGCCACCGTTCGCGGCGGACGCCATGATGGAATCGTCCGCCGCCGGCGTACCGCTGGTGATCTGCATCACCGAAGGCGTCCCGGTCCAGGACATGATGCGCGTCAAGCGCTACCTGGCCGACCGCGGCACCGTGCTGGTGGGACCCAACTGCCCGGGCGTGATCACCCCGGACGCGTGCAAGATCGGCATCATGCCCGGCCACATCCACAAGCGCGGGCGCATCGGGGTCATTTCCCGCAGCGGCACGTTGACCTACGAGGCGGTGGACCAGCTCACGCGTCTGGGCATGGGACAGTCCACCTGCGTCGGCATCGGCGGCGACCCAATTCGGGGGCTCAACTTCGTGGATGTGCTCGCCCTGTTCAACGAGGACGACGAGACCGAAGCGGTGGTGCTCATCGGCGAGATCGGCGGCAGCGCCGAACAGGACGCCGCGGAATGGATCCGGGCGCACATGAAAAAGCCCGTCGTGGGCTTCATCGTGGGCCAGACGGCCCCGCCGGGAAAGCGCATGGGCCATGCCGGCGCCATCATTTCCGGAGGCAAGGGCACCGCCGCGGAGAAGGTCGAGGCGTTGCGCGCCGCGGGCGTGAGCATGGCGCCGACCCCGGCGGACATCGGCCAGACCATGAAGGAGAGGTTGGGATAA
- the ndk gene encoding nucleoside-diphosphate kinase, which yields MRMERTLSIVKPEAVAGGHIGDILSRFEQAGLKVVAAKLTRLDKQRAESFYAVHRERPFFNTLTDYMSTGPIFVSVLEGDGAIARNREIMGATDPANAAPGTIRKDLGTDVEANAVHGSDAPETAAAEIDFFFSDDEIQSPTA from the coding sequence ATCCGTATGGAGCGAACACTGTCGATCGTCAAGCCGGAAGCCGTCGCGGGCGGCCACATCGGAGATATCCTGAGCCGCTTCGAGCAGGCCGGCCTCAAGGTGGTGGCGGCGAAGCTGACCCGCCTGGACAAACAGCGGGCGGAGTCCTTCTACGCCGTGCACCGCGAGCGGCCGTTCTTCAACACCCTCACCGATTACATGTCCACCGGGCCCATCTTCGTGTCGGTCCTCGAAGGGGACGGGGCCATCGCCCGTAATCGCGAGATCATGGGCGCCACCGATCCGGCCAACGCGGCGCCGGGAACGATCCGGAAGGACTTGGGCACCGACGTGGAGGCCAACGCGGTGCACGGCTCCGACGCCCCCGAGACCGCGGCCGCGGAAATCGACTTCTTCTTCAGCGACGACGAGATCCAGTCTCCCACCGCCTGA
- the rlmN gene encoding 23S rRNA (adenine(2503)-C(2))-methyltransferase RlmN: protein MDLDSATEGQGTAPFHGGDSDDPRRPLEDLGHAELSAWLDARGLPSYRADQIRRWLFQKHATEFESMTDLSRELRQALARSFVIGSLAVQQQSRSDDGTVKYLLRLRDSNLVETVYIPEPDRVTLCVSTQAGCGLGCAFCATARMGLKRNLTQAEILDQILEVQRGCPEERRISNLVFMGMGEPLANYDATRGALETITDAHSGMAISPRKITVSTVGLLPQMRRLMEETRVNLAISLHAARDDVRSGLMPVNRKYPVADLLECCRSLPVPRRKRITFEYLLLRGVNDLPADAAELARLLRGIRCKVNLIPFNPHEGSGFDRPPEDVIERFGEALRARGIQTHVRRPRGEDIQAACGQLYHAAAPEDAGGRARVAATMEQRRGAGSRAAQ, encoded by the coding sequence ATGGACCTGGATTCCGCAACCGAAGGGCAAGGGACCGCGCCGTTTCACGGCGGCGATTCAGACGATCCCCGGCGGCCTCTCGAGGACCTCGGCCATGCCGAGCTGAGCGCGTGGCTCGACGCCCGCGGGCTTCCGTCCTATCGCGCCGATCAGATACGGCGCTGGCTGTTCCAGAAGCACGCGACCGAGTTCGAGAGCATGACCGACCTGTCGCGGGAGCTGCGGCAAGCGCTGGCGCGGTCGTTCGTCATCGGCAGCCTGGCGGTGCAGCAACAGAGCCGTTCCGATGACGGCACCGTCAAGTACCTGCTGCGTTTGCGCGACAGCAACCTCGTGGAGACCGTGTATATTCCGGAACCGGACCGGGTGACGCTGTGCGTGTCGACGCAGGCGGGATGCGGTCTGGGGTGCGCGTTCTGCGCCACCGCGCGCATGGGACTCAAGCGCAACCTCACTCAGGCGGAGATCCTGGACCAGATCCTCGAGGTGCAGCGCGGGTGCCCCGAGGAGCGGCGGATCTCCAACCTGGTGTTCATGGGCATGGGCGAGCCCCTGGCCAACTACGATGCCACGCGCGGGGCACTGGAAACCATCACCGATGCCCATAGCGGCATGGCCATCTCGCCACGCAAGATCACCGTCTCGACGGTCGGATTGCTGCCGCAGATGCGCCGGCTCATGGAGGAAACACGGGTGAACCTGGCCATCTCGCTCCATGCCGCGCGCGACGACGTGCGCTCGGGGCTGATGCCGGTCAACCGTAAGTACCCGGTGGCGGACTTGCTGGAGTGCTGTCGCTCCCTGCCGGTGCCGCGGCGCAAGCGGATCACCTTCGAGTATCTGCTTCTGCGCGGTGTGAACGACCTCCCGGCGGACGCGGCGGAGCTCGCGAGACTGCTTCGCGGGATCCGTTGCAAGGTGAACCTGATACCCTTCAATCCACACGAAGGGAGCGGTTTCGACCGGCCGCCGGAGGACGTCATCGAACGCTTCGGAGAAGCGCTGCGGGCCCGGGGAATCCAGACCCACGTGCGCCGTCCCCGGGGCGAGGACATCCAGGCGGCCTGCGGGCAGTTGTATCACGCGGCGGCGCCGGAGGACGCGGGCGGGCGCGCACGCGTCGCGGCCACCATGGAACAGCGGCGGGGCGCGGGTTCTCGAGCGGCCCAGTGA